In Lonchura striata isolate bLonStr1 chromosome 2, bLonStr1.mat, whole genome shotgun sequence, a single genomic region encodes these proteins:
- the SAP18 gene encoding histone deacetylase complex subunit SAP18, giving the protein MGGARRDIRQRRGKMAVESRVTQEEIKKEPEKPIDREKTCPLLLRVFTTNNGRHHRMDEFSRGNVPSSELQIYTWMDATLKELTSLVKEVYPEARKKGTHFNFAIVFTDLKRPGYRVKEIGSTMSGRKGTDDSMTLQSQKFQIGDYLDIAITPPNRAPPPSSRMRPY; this is encoded by the exons atgggcggggcgcggcgcgacATCCGGCAGCGGCGCGGCAAGATGGCGGTGGAGTCGCGGGTGACGCAGGAGGAGATCAAGAAGGAGCCGGAGAAGCCGATCGACCGCGAGAAG ACGTGCCCGCTGCTGCTTCGCGTCTTCACCACCAACAATGGGCGGCACCACCGCATGGACGAGTTCTCCCGCGGCAACGTGCCCTCCAGCGAGCTGCAGATCTACACCTG GATGGATGCAACTCTCAAAGAGCTGACCAGCTTGGTGAAAGAAGTTTACCCAGAAGCACGGAAGAAGGGCACACATTTCAACTTTGCAATTGTTTTTACAGATCTCAAGAGGCCCGGCTATAG GGTGAAGGAGATCGGCAGCACCATGTCGGGCAGGAAGGGCACAGATGATTCCATGACATTGCAGTCGCAAAAATTCCAGATAGGAGACTACTTGGATATAGCAATTACTCCTCCAAATCGTGCACCACCCCCATCAAGCCGCATGAGACCTTACTAA